CCCGCGAAAAATAAGGTAGTGAAAGAAGAAAAAGTTGAATCAAATATATTCGAAGATTTGAAACTAAGAGCAAAACTTAGATTTCTGAGAAATTCAACTTGCGAGATAACAGGAGAATATATTGGAGGAAAAGATGACTTCTATATTCACTGGATAATTCCAAAGGAACATGGAGGTACGGACGATGTAAGTAACCTTATGATACTCCACTCTTCATTCAAAGCAATATTAAAGGATGAAAATAAAGCGGATTACTACAAAGATAACAAAAA
This genomic stretch from Candidatus Cetobacterium colombiensis harbors:
- a CDS encoding HNH endonuclease signature motif containing protein, which translates into the protein TMASINFSKVGYVVNKSLRNRLGKPSKKMDDKYKLRYKGYNHQVWNVAGITLFSIRACKFKIPRLFPAKNKVVKEEKVESNIFEDLKLRAKLRFLRNSTCEITGEYIGGKDDFYIHWIIPKEHGGTDDVSNLMILHSSFKAILKDENKADYYKDNKNYQNLLKTLSKYK